A DNA window from Theobroma cacao cultivar B97-61/B2 chromosome 5, Criollo_cocoa_genome_V2, whole genome shotgun sequence contains the following coding sequences:
- the LOC18598867 gene encoding probable calcium-binding protein CML49, giving the protein MSGGYPQHPPGYGYGAPPAQPYSAAPYTAGAPPPPQPYGVPYAAAPYGAPSAPYGAPPGEKPPKDKQQAHGVGGAPPAYSGSYPPAGGYSSPFAALLPSAFPPGTDPNVVACFQMADQDGSGFIDDKELQRALSSYNQSFSLRTVHLLMYLFTNSNSRKIGPKEFTAVFYSLQNWRAIFEKFDRDRSGKIDANELREALLSLGFSVSPVVLDLLVSKFDKTGGKNKAIEYDNFIECCLTVKGLTEKFREKDTTYSGNATFTYEAFMLTVLPFLIA; this is encoded by the exons ATGTCCGGTGGATACCCTCAACACCCTCCCGGCTACGGCTACGGCGCCCCTCCGGCTCAGCCCTACTCAGCCGCTCCATACACCGCCGGCGCCCCCCCGCCTCCTCAACCCTACGGTGTCCCATACGCCGCTGCACCGTACGGCGCACCTTCCGCTCCCTACGGTGCCCCTCCTGGGGAGAAGCCGCCAAAGGACAAGCAGCAGGCACACGGTGTTGGAGGCGCTCCTCCAGCTTACAGCGGAAGCTATCCTCCTGCAGGAGGTTACTCGAGCCCTTTCGCGGCTCTGCTACCGTCGGCGTTTCCGCCAGGGACAGATCCTAATGTCGTTGCTTGCTTTCAAATGGCCGATCAAGATGGGAGTGGGTTTATTGATGATAAGGAGTTGCAAAGAGCGCTTTCTTCATATAACCAAAGCTTCAGTTTGAGAACTGTTCATTTGCTCATGTATCTCTTCACTAATTCCAACTCCAGAAAGATCG GTCCTAAAGAGTTCACTGCAGTGTTCTACAGTCTTCAGAATTGGAGG GCCATTTTTGAGAAATTCGATAGGGACAGGAGTGGTAAAATCGATGCCAATGAATTGAGAGAGGCACTCCTGAGTCTAGGATTTTCTGTCTCTCCAGTGGTATTGGATTTGCTTGTATCCAAGTTTGATAAAACTGGGGGCAAAAACAAGGCCATTGAATATGACAACTTTATCGA GTGCTGCCTTACGGTTAAA GGACTAACTGAGAAATTCAGGGAGAAGGACACTACGTACAGTGGTAATGCGACGTTTACATATGAAGCTTTCATGCTGACCGTTCTGCCATTCCTAATTGCTTAG